A genomic region of Haliotis asinina isolate JCU_RB_2024 chromosome 1, JCU_Hal_asi_v2, whole genome shotgun sequence contains the following coding sequences:
- the LOC137295623 gene encoding tripartite motif-containing protein 2-like has protein sequence MDLADEISDEYLTCSICLDPYQEPKQLPCLHSFCRKCLGDHIANNVPRGRTLSFTCPVCRKVTKPANPDGSRLKEWADAFPDNFFILGLMETLNTRSSRSTVHNIQKTLNTASEKCTKHPVNKCDAYCTLKRVGVCGQCCLAEHRDCGNHHLNTDDAADVTALKLKDFKAKMETFKDDVERAREKFELSKPRELRLQKEELALKISEHFSDLKSKLVKCLIQKEKEVAEQLADIIEKEKNGISDKVDECSSLIKSFHDTVDLFDKLMSNSSINALTALYNIEEQIASYTTAVETLQSSSEKTPVEFVPLVNEVEEIMAGIRIGVVRLGAENVDIKIAEEAEEEVFGSAQEAEAEAEQEIPQEPAEERLQAAAPVVPSAPPPPEERPYCLQGFSSASLSPRPGENYSSSRHHPQRQNQHQQSSHYVFPSRPLSSSTSPSRYLQSQTTEDFDVTLWRSLSFFGNMTFVERRGGLVGITAMSRNLCAVSDRFNNCIKVINIKGRILNTLTFGNMDPWDITYAQSIRQLVVTCPNQAFIVFVADDTDNNSYYISETVQTRPYSSISSLRNNTYVVGVCRPHGNPRVDVINSFGTVLSYVDVQCQYPRSVQALSDGKLVICDWTKKAVVMVGTNGAVIKSYHGVESEVLKEPNAMTKDNNGNVYILDHKTRKIHILSGQTGDCRTVVPLEGCQDPRTIAMVESSRCGQALVIADSQNGIHVFSVEAPLSPTQV, from the coding sequence ATGGATTTGGCTGACGAGATCTCAGATGAGTACCTGACCTGTAGTATTTGCCTTGATCCGTATCAGGAGCCAAAGCAACTGCCATGCCTTCACAGCTTCTGCCGAAAGTGTTTGGGAGACCACATTGCCAACAATGTCCCACGTGGACGAACACTGAGCTTTACATGCCCTGTGTGTCGAAAAGTCACCAAACCAGCCAATCCGGATGGAAGCAGATTAAAAGAATGGGCAGATGCTTTCCCAGACAATTTCTTCATTCTGGGTTTAATGGAGACGCTGAATACACGAAGTTCGAGATCCACAGTTCACAATATTCAGAAGACCCTGAACACAGCATCTGAGAAATGTACCAAACACCCTGTCAATAAATGTGATGCTTACTGTACTCTAAaacgtgttggtgtgtgtggtcagtgttgtTTGGCGGAACACAGGGATTGTGGGAATCATCACCTGAACACCGACGATGCTGCAGATGTCACAGCCTTGAAGTTGAAGGATTTTAAAGCAAAAATGGAGACCTTCAAAGATGATGTGGAAAGAGCAAGAGAAAAGTTTGAACTCTCCAAACCTAGAGAACTTCGGTTACAGAAAGAAGAACTTGCTCTAAAGATATCAGAACATTTTTCAGACTTAAAGAGTAAGCTTGTTAAGTGTCTCATTCAGAAGGAAAAGGAGGTAGCTGAACAACTGGCTGATATTATTGAGAAGGAGAAGAATGGTATCTCTGACAAGGTAGATGAATGTTCCTCATTGATAAAGTCCTTCCATGATACCGTGGACCTGTTTGACAAGCTCATGAGCAATTCTTCCATAAATGCCCTCACAGCATTGTACAACATAGAAGAGCAGATAGCCAGCTACACAACCGCTGTGGAGACCCTCCAGTCATCCAGTGAGAAGACTCCTGTTGAGTTTGTTCCTCTTGTTAATGAAGTGGAAGAGATAATGGCAGGAATCAGGATAGGAGTGGTCAGATTAGGAGCTGAGAATGTTGATATTAAAATAGCTGAGGAGGCAGAGGAGGAGGTGTTTGGGTCTGCCCAGGAAGCAGAAGCAGAAGCAGAGCAAGAGATACCTCAAGAACCAGCAGAGGAAAGGCTTCAAGCAGCAGCTCCAGTGGTCCCGTCAGCTCCACCACCACCTGAAGAACGGCCTTACTGCCTCCAGGGGTTCTCTTCAGCGTCCCTCAGTCCACGCCCTGGGGAAAATTATTCATCCAGCAGACACCATCCTCAACGCCAAAATCAACATCAACAGTCATCCCATTATGTCTTCCCTTCCAGACCACTCTCTAGTTCGACTTCTCCATCGAGATACCTTCAATCTCAGACAACTGAAGATTTCGATGTGACTCTTTGGCGATCACTGTCTTTCTTCGGAAACATGACATTCGTTGAGAGACGGGGTGGACTCGTTGGTATTACAGCTATGTCAAGGAACCTGTGTGCTGTGTCTGATAGATTCAACAACTGCATTAAAGTGATCAATATCAAGGGGCGGATCCTCAATACTCTCACGTTCGGGAACATGGATCCTTGGGATATAACATATGCACAGTCCATCAGACAACTGGTTGTAACTTGTCCAAACCAAGCCTTTATTGTATTTGTAGCAGATGACACTGACAATAACAGTTACTACATTAGTGAAACTGTGCAAACCAGGCCCTATTCCTCAATCTCAAGCTTACGAAATAATACATATGTTGTTGGAGTGTGTCGACCTCATGGCAACCCAAGAGTTGATGTCATCAACAGTTTTGGCACTGTCCTGTCATACGTAGATGTTCAGTGTCAGTACCCAAGGTCAGTACAGGCGTTGAGTGATGGCAAGCTGGTCATCTGCGACTGGACAAAGAAGGCAGTGGTGATGGTTGGGACAAATGGTGCAGTGATAAAGTCGTACCATGGGGTAGAGAGCGAGGTGCTGAAAGAACCAAATGCAATGACAAAAGATAACAATGGAAATGTGTACATTCTGGATCACAAGACCCGCAAAATCCACATTCTGAGTGGACAAACAGGTGACTGCCGAACGGTGGTACCACTTGAAGGTTGTCAAGACCCAAGAACCATCGCAATGGTTGAATCAAGTCGGTGTGGACAGGCTCTTGTGATAGCAGACTCTCAGAATGGAATTCATGTGTTTTCTGTTGAAGCCCCGCTCAGCCCTACTCAAGTGTGA